One genomic segment of Ferrimonas sp. YFM includes these proteins:
- a CDS encoding DUF47 family protein — protein sequence MLWFSKVTSLLNQSQSTETQVFQFLDQVILAHHKFVRLWQIYLNQGANCREFDDTLAELQAVESEADKLRREIDTRLYARTLIPDLRSDVALLIELIDKLMNQQETVGVHLKVEQPLIPEEVHDDLQELLQLVGQTIDHTLLCARSFLTDLQRVQEYHQKVILFESDANKVCTRAKMTLFSTDLPLTNKVQLRYFFDRIDDVANVAEDISDRVSVFTLKRMQ from the coding sequence ATGCTTTGGTTCTCCAAAGTCACATCATTACTCAATCAAAGTCAAAGCACCGAAACCCAGGTGTTCCAGTTTCTCGATCAGGTGATTCTGGCCCACCACAAATTTGTCCGCCTGTGGCAGATCTACCTCAACCAGGGGGCCAACTGCCGGGAGTTTGACGACACCCTGGCGGAGTTGCAGGCGGTGGAGAGCGAAGCGGATAAACTGCGGCGGGAGATCGACACCCGCCTCTACGCCCGCACCCTGATCCCCGACCTGAGATCGGACGTGGCCCTGCTGATCGAGCTGATCGACAAACTGATGAACCAGCAGGAGACCGTCGGGGTTCACCTCAAGGTGGAGCAGCCGCTGATCCCCGAGGAGGTTCACGACGACCTGCAGGAGCTGCTGCAACTGGTGGGCCAGACCATAGATCATACCCTGCTCTGTGCCCGCAGCTTTCTGACCGACCTGCAGCGGGTTCAGGAGTATCACCAGAAGGTGATCCTGTTTGAGAGTGACGCCAACAAGGTGTGCACCCGCGCCAAGATGACCCTGTTCAGCACCGACCTGCCCCTGACCAACAAGGTGCAGCTGCGCTACTTCTTCGACCGCATCGACGATGTGGCCAACGTTGCCGAAGACATCAGCGACAGGGTGTCGGTGTTCACCCTCAAGCGGATGCAGTGA
- a CDS encoding inorganic phosphate transporter, giving the protein MDAATLIFLSSGLFLGWSLGANDAANVFGTAVGSRMVRFTTAAAICSVMVILGAVISGAGASHTLGALGKISAMGGAFTVALTAALTVYMMTKWGLPVSTGQAIVGAIIGWNLFSTTPTDAKVLTKILSTWVFCPILAFFTAIALYKLVAAAINHLRPGLFGLDNWTRIGLVLAGAFGSYSLGANNIANVMGVFVPSAPFDHTTLLGIDFTPAMQLFLLGGLAIGVGVFTYSKRVMMTVGDSLIPMTPVTAWVVVMAHSIVLFLFSSQGLADALVSVGLPPIPLVPVSSSQAVIGAVVGVGVLKGLPIRWRVLARVVMGWCCTPVISALGCWLLLYFVQNIFRVVVI; this is encoded by the coding sequence ATGGACGCAGCTACCCTCATCTTCCTCTCCAGCGGACTGTTTTTGGGCTGGTCCCTCGGCGCCAACGATGCCGCCAATGTGTTTGGCACCGCCGTAGGCTCCCGCATGGTCCGGTTCACCACCGCCGCCGCCATCTGCTCGGTCATGGTGATCCTCGGCGCGGTGATCAGCGGTGCCGGCGCTTCTCACACCCTGGGAGCGCTCGGCAAGATCTCCGCCATGGGCGGGGCCTTCACCGTGGCCCTGACCGCGGCGCTGACCGTCTATATGATGACCAAGTGGGGCCTGCCGGTCTCCACCGGCCAGGCCATTGTCGGCGCCATCATCGGTTGGAACCTGTTCAGCACCACCCCCACGGATGCCAAGGTGCTGACCAAGATCCTCTCCACCTGGGTCTTCTGTCCCATTCTGGCTTTTTTTACCGCCATCGCCCTCTACAAACTGGTGGCGGCGGCCATCAACCACCTGCGGCCCGGCCTGTTCGGCCTGGATAACTGGACCCGCATCGGCCTGGTGCTGGCCGGCGCCTTCGGCTCCTACTCCCTGGGGGCCAACAACATCGCCAATGTGATGGGGGTATTTGTCCCCAGCGCCCCCTTCGACCACACCACACTGCTCGGCATCGATTTCACCCCGGCGATGCAGCTGTTCCTGCTGGGCGGGCTGGCCATTGGCGTCGGCGTCTTCACCTACTCGAAGCGGGTGATGATGACCGTGGGCGACAGCCTGATCCCCATGACACCGGTTACCGCCTGGGTGGTGGTGATGGCCCACTCCATCGTGCTGTTCCTGTTCTCCTCCCAGGGACTGGCGGATGCCCTGGTCTCAGTCGGACTGCCTCCCATTCCCCTGGTGCCGGTCTCCAGCTCGCAGGCGGTGATCGGGGCGGTGGTCGGGGTTGGGGTCTTGAAAGGACTGCCTATACGCTGGCGGGTACTGGCTCGGGTAGTGATGGGCTGGTGCTGCACCCCGGTGATCTCTGCTCTTGGCTGCTGGCTGCTGCTCTACTTCGTGCAGAACATCTTCCGGGTGGTGGTGATCTAG
- a CDS encoding LysE/ArgO family amino acid transporter: MVSAYINGLGVGAGLIMAIGAQGAFVLSQALKRQYHLMVALTCTLLDVVLIGLGVAGVGALITDTPQLMALTQYGGAAFLLWFGFCSLRRALGGQQGMQAGEAIASRRKVMGTTLAVTLLNPHVYLDALVLLGSIGAQFGEARWSFYAGTVTASTLWFVGLSLGAAKLAPVLSSPKVWRAIDLLVWALMWSIAVKLLMGS; encoded by the coding sequence ATGGTATCGGCATACATCAATGGTTTGGGAGTAGGAGCGGGGCTGATCATGGCCATCGGTGCTCAGGGTGCCTTTGTGCTCAGTCAGGCGCTGAAACGCCAATATCATCTGATGGTGGCCTTGACCTGTACTCTGCTGGATGTGGTGCTTATCGGCCTGGGTGTGGCCGGTGTCGGCGCCCTGATCACCGATACCCCACAGCTGATGGCCCTGACCCAATATGGTGGTGCGGCCTTCCTGCTGTGGTTCGGTTTCTGCTCTTTGCGCCGGGCCCTGGGGGGGCAGCAGGGGATGCAGGCCGGTGAGGCCATCGCCAGCCGCCGTAAAGTGATGGGCACCACCCTGGCGGTGACCCTGCTCAACCCCCACGTTTACCTGGATGCCCTGGTGTTGCTCGGTTCCATCGGTGCCCAGTTCGGAGAGGCGCGCTGGTCCTTCTACGCGGGTACGGTGACCGCCTCCACCCTGTGGTTTGTGGGGCTCAGCCTGGGGGCGGCCAAGCTGGCGCCTGTGCTCTCCTCTCCCAAGGTGTGGCGGGCCATCGACCTGCTGGTGTGGGCGCTGATGTGGTCCATCGCGGTGAAGCTGCTGATGGGCTCCTAA
- a CDS encoding LysR family transcriptional regulator ArgP, with translation MLDYKLLEAMAAVARLGSFDHAAKELGLTQSAVSQRVKLLEQRLGQPLLVRAHPIRPTQAGLALMRHQQQVAMMESTLAASLTEEQDDSHTPVRLAVNADSLATWLTPALSQLYRQHGVLAQLTVEDEELTLERLRGGEVAGCIASHARAVQGCRSHLLGALRYRLMATPAFADAHFAQGLTEEALIACPTLTYGRDDELLNRFFARHYPQVAGRPPHHQLPSSQGFVDAVLLHMGYALLPELQVEEALSRGKLRLLSDAHIDVPLYWHSWRLQSPVMEVVGQVLTAEGKQRLIQ, from the coding sequence ATGCTGGATTACAAACTGCTGGAAGCGATGGCGGCGGTGGCCCGTTTGGGCAGCTTCGATCACGCCGCCAAGGAGCTGGGTCTGACCCAGTCGGCGGTGTCCCAGCGGGTCAAGTTACTGGAGCAGCGACTGGGGCAACCCCTGCTGGTGCGGGCCCACCCCATACGCCCCACCCAGGCGGGCCTGGCACTGATGCGCCACCAACAGCAGGTGGCGATGATGGAGTCGACCCTGGCCGCCAGCCTGACCGAAGAGCAGGATGACAGCCACACCCCGGTGCGCCTGGCGGTCAATGCGGACAGCCTGGCCACCTGGCTGACGCCGGCCCTGTCGCAGCTGTACCGACAACACGGGGTACTGGCGCAGCTGACGGTGGAGGATGAGGAGCTGACGTTAGAGCGTCTGCGAGGCGGCGAGGTGGCTGGCTGCATCGCCTCCCACGCCCGGGCCGTGCAGGGGTGTCGCTCTCACTTGCTGGGAGCCCTGCGTTACCGGTTGATGGCCACCCCCGCCTTCGCCGACGCCCATTTTGCCCAAGGCCTGACCGAAGAGGCACTGATCGCCTGTCCGACCCTTACTTATGGCCGGGACGATGAACTGCTCAACCGTTTCTTTGCCCGCCACTATCCTCAGGTTGCCGGCCGTCCTCCCCATCATCAGTTGCCCTCCTCCCAGGGGTTTGTGGATGCGGTGCTGCTGCATATGGGGTACGCCCTGCTGCCGGAGCTGCAGGTGGAGGAGGCGTTGTCCAGGGGGAAACTCAGGCTGCTGTCCGACGCCCACATCGATGTGCCTCTCTACTGGCACAGCTGGCGACTGCAGAGTCCGGTGATGGAGGTGGTGGGTCAGGTACTCACCGCCGAGGGGAAACAGAGGTTGATTCAGTAG
- a CDS encoding outer membrane protein transport protein: MKIRVVAALVAGALAGQVHAAGFQLAEYSATGLGRAFAGEAAIADNASAQGRNAALLMQLEGHQISAGLIYVDPNIDVEGTTSVPAAGFSTSANADDIAPAQWVPNFYYSNRLSDDWAIGLALTSNYGFATELPDTHEAAIFGSDTQITTVELAPNVAYKLSDTLAVGLGLRIVYGEGKVEGTVPNWGPNFGLPAGAKLKSVEGDGVDWGYQLGMTWEPAKGHRIGLAYHSEVELKLEGDAEGLAFGLMPGQSKEGSLKLPLPAFAELSSVHQLTEALSVHGSINWTDWSAFEELVVDFPGEPSNLLKEENFKDNWRVALGATYQLDSQWLVRGGVALDKTAVDDEHRTLSIPDSDRLWFSFGAGYQASKDLTLDMSLTYIKSHGDAPITESVALSQQAAAVYEGEISGDVWLAGVQATYRF, encoded by the coding sequence ATGAAAATTCGTGTAGTTGCTGCCCTGGTGGCTGGCGCCCTCGCCGGTCAGGTTCACGCCGCCGGTTTCCAGCTGGCCGAGTACTCCGCCACTGGCCTTGGCCGTGCCTTTGCCGGTGAAGCCGCCATTGCTGACAACGCCTCCGCCCAGGGGCGCAACGCCGCCCTGCTGATGCAGCTGGAGGGGCATCAGATCTCCGCTGGCCTCATCTATGTGGATCCCAATATCGATGTGGAAGGCACCACTTCCGTGCCCGCCGCCGGTTTCAGCACCTCTGCCAATGCCGATGACATCGCGCCGGCTCAGTGGGTCCCCAACTTCTACTACAGCAACCGTCTGAGTGATGACTGGGCCATCGGCCTGGCCCTGACCTCCAACTACGGGTTTGCCACCGAGCTGCCTGATACCCATGAAGCGGCGATCTTTGGCTCCGACACCCAGATCACCACAGTGGAACTGGCACCCAATGTGGCGTACAAGCTGAGCGATACCCTGGCGGTGGGCCTGGGTCTGCGCATCGTCTACGGGGAAGGCAAGGTGGAAGGCACAGTACCAAACTGGGGGCCCAACTTCGGTCTGCCAGCCGGTGCCAAGCTGAAGTCTGTTGAAGGTGATGGCGTAGACTGGGGTTATCAGCTGGGCATGACCTGGGAGCCGGCCAAAGGCCATCGCATCGGCCTGGCCTACCACTCCGAGGTGGAGCTGAAGCTGGAAGGGGATGCGGAAGGCCTGGCCTTCGGCCTGATGCCCGGCCAGAGCAAAGAGGGCAGCCTCAAGCTGCCTCTGCCTGCGTTCGCCGAGCTCTCCAGCGTCCATCAGCTGACCGAGGCCCTGTCCGTGCACGGCTCCATCAACTGGACCGACTGGAGTGCCTTCGAGGAGCTGGTGGTGGACTTCCCCGGTGAACCCTCCAACCTGCTGAAGGAGGAGAACTTCAAGGACAACTGGCGTGTTGCCCTGGGTGCCACCTATCAGCTGGACAGCCAGTGGCTGGTGCGCGGCGGCGTTGCCCTGGACAAGACTGCGGTAGACGATGAGCACCGCACCCTGAGCATCCCAGATTCCGACCGTCTGTGGTTCTCCTTCGGTGCCGGCTACCAGGCGTCCAAGGATCTGACCCTGGATATGTCTCTGACCTACATCAAGTCTCACGGCGATGCCCCCATCACCGAGAGCGTGGCCCTGAGCCAGCAGGCGGCGGCCGTCTATGAAGGCGAGATCTCCGGTGACGTCTGGCTGGCCGGTGTTCAGGCCACCTACCGCTTCTAA
- the leuD gene encoding 3-isopropylmalate dehydratase small subunit: MQAFTQHSGVAAVLNRANIDTDQIIPKQFLAKVTREGFGIHLFHDWRYLDHEGTQPNPDFVLNQKPGSSASVLLAGENFGCGSSREHAPWALADFGLRAIIAPSFADIFYQNAINNGLLPITLPQEQVEALMEACSAQPVAIDLQGCRVSCGEHSFGFEIDADARHNLLNGLDAIGLTLAHEAAIADHESQLPDWRQ, encoded by the coding sequence ATGCAAGCATTTACACAACACTCTGGGGTGGCCGCGGTACTCAATCGGGCCAACATCGACACCGACCAGATCATCCCCAAGCAGTTCCTGGCCAAGGTGACCCGGGAGGGGTTTGGTATCCATCTGTTCCATGACTGGCGCTACCTGGATCATGAAGGCACACAACCCAACCCGGATTTCGTTTTGAATCAGAAGCCTGGCAGTAGTGCCAGTGTGCTGCTGGCGGGGGAGAATTTCGGGTGTGGTTCCAGTCGCGAGCACGCCCCCTGGGCCCTGGCGGACTTTGGCCTGCGGGCGATCATTGCGCCGAGCTTTGCCGACATCTTCTATCAGAACGCCATCAACAATGGCTTGCTGCCCATCACCCTGCCTCAGGAGCAGGTGGAGGCGTTGATGGAGGCCTGTTCAGCGCAGCCGGTGGCCATCGATCTGCAAGGGTGTCGCGTCAGCTGTGGCGAGCACAGCTTCGGCTTCGAGATCGATGCCGATGCCAGGCACAACCTGCTGAACGGCCTGGATGCCATCGGCCTGACTCTGGCTCATGAGGCTGCCATTGCCGATCATGAATCTCAGTTGCCTGACTGGAGGCAGTGA
- the leuC gene encoding 3-isopropylmalate dehydratase large subunit, which produces MAQTLYDKIWHSHTIKVPADETPLLYIDRHLVHEVTSPQAFDGLRQAGRKVRAVSRTLATMDHNTSTRTRSIEALPSLARTQVETLQRNCEEFGITLYDIHHQNQGIVHVMGPEQGFTLPGTTIVCGDSHTATHGAFGALAFGIGTSEVEHVLATQTLRQRRAKTMRIEVRGKVAEGITAKDIVLAIIGRVGHGGGTGYVVEFCGEAIRDLSMEGRMTVCNMAIELGAKAGLVAPDQTTFDYLEGRPMAPQGEAWEQAVAFWQALHSDAGASFDAEVVLEASEIAPQVTWGTNPGQVIAIDQPVPAPDSFDELVSRSAAEKALAYMDLQPGTPLTQVAINKVFIGSCTNSRIEDLRAAAAMVEGKRVAEGVDAIVVPGSGLVKAQAEAEGLDKVFVAAGFEWRLPGCSMCLGMNDDRLEEGDRCASTSNRNFEGRQGRGSRTHLVSPAMAAAAAVAGHFVDIRQI; this is translated from the coding sequence ATGGCACAGACCCTCTATGACAAGATCTGGCACAGCCACACCATCAAGGTGCCAGCGGACGAAACGCCGCTGCTCTACATCGATCGCCACCTGGTCCATGAGGTGACCTCGCCCCAGGCCTTCGACGGTCTGCGCCAGGCGGGGCGTAAGGTCAGGGCGGTCAGCCGCACCTTGGCTACCATGGATCACAACACCTCCACCCGTACCCGTTCCATCGAGGCGCTGCCCTCCCTGGCGCGCACCCAGGTGGAGACCCTGCAGCGCAACTGCGAAGAGTTCGGCATCACCCTGTACGACATCCACCATCAGAATCAGGGGATTGTCCATGTGATGGGGCCGGAGCAGGGCTTTACCCTGCCGGGGACCACCATCGTTTGTGGTGACTCCCACACCGCCACCCACGGTGCTTTCGGCGCCCTGGCGTTTGGCATCGGTACCTCAGAGGTGGAGCACGTGCTGGCCACCCAGACCTTGCGTCAGCGCCGGGCCAAGACCATGCGTATCGAGGTGCGCGGCAAGGTGGCTGAAGGGATCACTGCCAAGGACATCGTGCTGGCGATCATCGGCCGTGTTGGCCATGGCGGCGGCACCGGCTATGTGGTGGAGTTCTGTGGTGAGGCGATCCGTGACCTCTCCATGGAGGGACGGATGACCGTGTGCAACATGGCCATCGAACTGGGAGCCAAGGCGGGCTTGGTGGCGCCGGATCAGACCACCTTCGACTACCTTGAGGGGCGGCCCATGGCGCCCCAGGGTGAGGCCTGGGAGCAGGCGGTGGCGTTTTGGCAGGCCCTGCACAGCGATGCCGGTGCCAGCTTCGATGCCGAGGTGGTGTTAGAGGCCAGCGAGATTGCACCCCAGGTCACCTGGGGCACCAATCCGGGTCAGGTGATCGCCATCGATCAGCCGGTGCCGGCACCGGACAGCTTCGATGAGCTGGTCAGCCGCTCCGCCGCCGAGAAGGCCCTGGCCTACATGGACCTGCAGCCGGGCACCCCCTTGACTCAGGTGGCCATCAACAAGGTGTTTATCGGTTCCTGCACCAACTCCCGCATCGAGGATCTGCGCGCCGCCGCCGCCATGGTCGAGGGCAAGCGGGTGGCTGAAGGCGTCGATGCCATCGTGGTGCCTGGCTCCGGCCTGGTGAAGGCCCAGGCAGAAGCGGAAGGTCTGGATAAGGTGTTTGTCGCCGCCGGATTCGAGTGGCGTCTGCCGGGCTGCTCCATGTGCCTGGGGATGAACGACGACCGGCTGGAGGAGGGGGATCGCTGTGCCTCCACCTCCAACCGTAACTTCGAGGGCCGTCAGGGCAGGGGCAGTCGCACCCACCTGGTCAGCCCAGCCATGGCCGCCGCCGCGGCGGTGGCCGGTCATTTCGTCGATATCCGCCAGATCTAG
- the leuB gene encoding 3-isopropylmalate dehydrogenase, translating into MSRQYPVAVLAGDGIGPEVMAEAMKVLKVAGARFGFELETTHCDIGGAAIDNHGKALPEQTLAACEQAKAILFGSVGGPKWEGLPPNEQPERASLLPLRGHFGLFCNLRPAQIHPGLEALSPLRADISAQGMDLLVVRELTGGIYFGEPKGRRGEGDQETAFDTMTYSRHEIRRIARLAFEAARKRRGKVASVDKANVLACSVMWREEVNAVAADFPDVELEHIYIDNAAMQLLRRPFDFDVMLCSNLFGDILSDEAAMITGSMGLLPSASLNESGFGLYEPAGGSAPDIAGMGIANPVAQILSASLMLRHSLGEAEAADAIDAAVAKVLSEGRFTAELLPEERRDQALTTAQMGDAIAAYIS; encoded by the coding sequence ATGAGCAGGCAGTATCCCGTAGCAGTATTGGCCGGGGACGGCATCGGTCCCGAAGTGATGGCCGAGGCGATGAAGGTGTTGAAGGTCGCTGGGGCGCGGTTCGGCTTCGAGCTGGAGACCACCCACTGTGATATCGGCGGTGCCGCCATCGACAACCACGGCAAGGCCCTGCCGGAGCAGACCCTGGCCGCCTGTGAGCAGGCCAAGGCGATCCTGTTCGGCTCCGTCGGCGGGCCCAAGTGGGAGGGGTTGCCCCCCAACGAGCAGCCGGAGCGAGCCTCTTTGCTGCCCCTGCGCGGTCACTTTGGCCTGTTCTGTAACCTGAGGCCAGCCCAGATCCACCCGGGTTTGGAAGCGCTCTCCCCCCTGAGGGCGGACATCAGCGCCCAGGGGATGGATCTGCTGGTGGTGCGTGAGCTCACCGGCGGCATCTACTTCGGTGAGCCCAAGGGGCGCCGCGGCGAGGGGGACCAGGAGACCGCCTTCGACACCATGACCTACAGCCGTCATGAGATCCGCCGTATCGCCCGACTGGCCTTCGAGGCGGCCCGTAAGCGTCGTGGCAAGGTCGCTTCGGTGGACAAGGCCAATGTGCTGGCCTGTTCGGTGATGTGGCGGGAGGAGGTCAACGCCGTGGCCGCCGATTTCCCCGATGTTGAGTTGGAGCACATCTACATCGACAACGCCGCCATGCAGCTGCTTCGTCGCCCCTTCGACTTTGACGTCATGCTCTGCTCCAACCTGTTCGGTGACATCCTCTCCGATGAAGCGGCGATGATCACCGGCTCCATGGGGTTGTTGCCCTCTGCCAGCCTGAATGAGTCCGGCTTCGGCCTGTACGAGCCTGCCGGCGGCAGCGCTCCGGACATTGCCGGGATGGGCATTGCCAACCCGGTGGCTCAGATCCTCTCCGCCTCGCTGATGCTGCGTCACAGCCTGGGAGAGGCCGAGGCCGCCGACGCCATCGACGCTGCCGTGGCCAAGGTGCTGTCCGAGGGACGCTTTACCGCCGAGTTGCTGCCCGAGGAGCGCCGCGACCAGGCCCTGACTACCGCACAGATGGGCGATGCCATCGCCGCCTACATTTCTTAA
- the leuA gene encoding 2-isopropylmalate synthase translates to MSERVILFDTTLRDGEQALAASLSVNEKLQIARALERMGIDIIEAGFPVSSPGDFESVRQIAATIKDSRICALSRAVKGDIDAAAESLKVADQFRIHTFISTSDIHVQSKLRRDFSQVEEMAVDAVRYARRFTDDVEFSCEDAGRTPIDNLCRMVESAIRAGASTVNIPDTVGYTTPTEFGGIIRTLFERVPNIDQAVISVHCHDDLGLSVANSIAAVEAGARQVEGTINGIGERAGNAALEEVIMILKTRAAKFGLEVGANPQEIHRVSQAISRLCNMPIQSNKAIVGANAFSHSSGIHQDGVLKSQNTYEIMTPESIGLGRNNLNLTSRSGRHVIRHRMAEMGYTDAEYDLDTLYERFLALADKKGQVFDYDLEALLFFENQREDEEHYRINQLNVQAGSSHFATASVEMQIGEETVTEAATGNGPVDSAYKAITRATDRPLAIKSYHIGAEGGGHDALGRVDITAEYEGRTFHGMGLSTDIIESSAIALVRVYNLIHRQQQIEKKKQQILEEA, encoded by the coding sequence ATGAGTGAACGGGTAATCCTGTTTGATACCACATTGAGGGACGGTGAGCAGGCGTTGGCAGCCAGCTTGTCAGTGAATGAGAAGTTGCAGATTGCCCGCGCTCTGGAACGTATGGGGATCGACATCATCGAGGCGGGTTTTCCCGTCTCCTCTCCGGGCGACTTCGAGTCGGTCAGGCAGATAGCCGCCACCATCAAGGACAGCCGCATCTGCGCCTTGTCCCGGGCGGTCAAAGGCGACATCGATGCCGCTGCCGAATCCCTCAAGGTGGCGGACCAGTTTCGCATCCACACCTTTATCTCCACCTCGGACATCCATGTGCAGAGCAAGCTGCGCCGGGATTTCTCCCAGGTGGAGGAGATGGCGGTGGACGCGGTGCGCTACGCCCGCCGCTTCACCGACGACGTGGAGTTCTCCTGTGAGGACGCCGGACGCACTCCCATTGACAACCTGTGCCGCATGGTGGAGTCCGCCATCCGTGCCGGGGCCTCCACGGTCAACATTCCCGATACCGTGGGGTACACCACTCCCACCGAGTTCGGCGGCATCATCCGCACCCTGTTTGAGCGGGTGCCCAATATCGACCAAGCGGTGATCTCCGTCCACTGCCATGACGACCTGGGCCTGTCTGTCGCCAACTCCATCGCCGCCGTCGAGGCGGGGGCCCGGCAGGTGGAGGGCACCATCAATGGCATCGGCGAGCGTGCCGGTAACGCCGCCCTGGAGGAGGTGATCATGATCCTCAAGACCCGGGCGGCCAAGTTCGGCCTGGAGGTGGGGGCCAACCCCCAGGAGATTCACCGGGTCAGCCAGGCCATCAGCCGCCTGTGCAACATGCCGATTCAGTCCAATAAGGCGATTGTGGGCGCCAACGCCTTCAGCCACAGCTCCGGCATCCACCAGGATGGGGTGCTCAAGAGCCAGAACACCTACGAGATCATGACTCCGGAGTCCATCGGCCTGGGGCGCAACAACCTCAACCTGACCTCCCGCTCCGGTCGCCACGTCATTCGTCACCGTATGGCTGAGATGGGCTACACCGACGCCGAGTACGATCTGGATACCCTGTATGAGCGCTTCCTGGCCCTGGCGGATAAGAAGGGTCAGGTGTTCGATTACGACCTGGAGGCGCTGCTGTTCTTCGAAAACCAGAGAGAGGATGAGGAGCACTACCGCATCAACCAGCTGAACGTGCAGGCGGGCAGCAGCCACTTTGCCACCGCTTCTGTGGAGATGCAGATTGGCGAGGAAACGGTCACCGAAGCGGCCACCGGCAACGGCCCGGTAGACTCCGCCTACAAGGCGATTACCCGGGCCACCGATCGCCCGCTGGCCATCAAGAGTTACCACATCGGTGCCGAGGGGGGCGGTCACGATGCCCTGGGCCGGGTGGACATCACCGCCGAGTATGAGGGGCGCACCTTCCACGGCATGGGGCTGTCCACCGACATCATCGAGTCCTCGGCCATCGCCCTGGTTCGGGTCTACAACCTGATCCACCGTCAGCAACAGATAGAGAAGAAGAAGCAGCAGATTTTGGAGGAAGCATGA